Proteins encoded within one genomic window of Felis catus isolate Fca126 chromosome C1, F.catus_Fca126_mat1.0, whole genome shotgun sequence:
- the MARS2 gene encoding methionine--tRNA ligase, mitochondrial, giving the protein MVQISALRLLRRPGTRGVSLLEYSTPRHYSSAPLRARDDARDARAFFTTPIFYVNAAPHIGHLYSALLADALCRHRRLRVPNAAATRFSTGTDEHGLKIQQAAAAAGLAPTELCDRVSAQFQQLFREAGISSTDFIRTTEVRHRIAVQHFWGLLKARGLLYKGLYEGWYCASEECFLPEAKVTRQPSSSGNSCPVSLESGHPVVWTKEENYIFRLSQFREPLQQWLRGDPQAITPEPFHHAVLQWLEEELPDLSVSRRSSHLHWGIPVPGDDSQTIYVWLDALVNYLTVIGYPNAEFKSWWPTTSHIIGKDILKFHAIYWPALLLGAGMSPPHRIYVHSHWTVCGQKMSKSLGNVVDPRTCLDRYTVDGFRYFLLRQGVPNWDCDYYDEKVVKLLDSELADALGGLLNRCTANRINPSGTYPVFCTTCFPSEPGLVGPSVRAQAEDYALVNAVATLPKQVADHYDNFQIYKALEAVSGCVRQTNGFVQRHAPWKLNWESPVDAPWLGTVLHVALECLRVFGTLLQPVTPSLADKLLSRLGVSATERGLGELCFLPRFYGHPCPFEGRRLGPETGLLFPRLDQSRAWLVKAHRT; this is encoded by the coding sequence ATGGTGCAGATTTCTGCCCTGCGGCTGCTAAGACGGCCGGGGACGAGAGGAGTCTCGCTCCTGGAGTACTCTACCCCCCGCCACTACAGTTCGGCCCCTCTCCGTGCCCGCGACGATGCTCGCGACGCGCGCGCTTTCTTCACGACACCCATTTTCTACGTGAACGCGGCGCCGCACATCGGGCACCTGTACTCGGCGCTACTGGCAGACGCCTTGTGCCGCCACCGTCGCCTCCGAGTTCCCAACGCCGCCGCCACGCGATTCTCCACTGGTACCGACGAGCATGGCCTGAAGATTCAGCAAGCAGCAGCCGCTGCGGGCCTGGCCCCGACCGAGCTGTGCGACCGAGTCTCTGCCCAGTTCCAGCAGCTTTTTCGGGAGGCTGGCATCTCCTCTACCGACTTCATCCGCACCACCGAAGTCCGGCACCGGATCGCTGTGCAGCATTTCTGGGGATTGCTGAAGGCCCGGGGTCTGCTCTACAAGGGTCTCTATGAAGGTTGGTATTGCGCCTCCGAAGAGTGCTTCCTGCCTGAGGCCAAGGTCACCAGGCAGCCGAGTTCCTCGGGGAATTCGTGTCCTGTGTCTTTAGAGAGTGGGCATCCCGTAGTCTGGACCAAGGAAGAAAACTACATTTTCAGGCTTTCTCAGTTCCGAGAGCCTCTTCAGCAGTGGCTGCGGGGCGACCCTCAGGCAATCACCCCTGAGCCATTTCATCACGCAGTTCTTCAGTGGCTAGAGGAGGAGCTGCCAGACCTGTCAGTCTCTCGAAGGAGCAGCCACTTGCATTGGGGCATTCCTGTGCCCGGGGACGACTCGCAGACCATCTACGTATGGCTGGATGCCTTGGTCAACTACCTTACTGTAATTGGCTACCCAAATGCTGAGTTCAAATCTTGGTGGCCAACCACCTCTCATATCATAGGCAAGGACATTCTTAAATTCCACGCTATCTATTGGCCTGCCCTCCTCTTAGGGGCCGGCATGAGCCCACCACACCGCATCTATGTCCACTCACACTGGACGGTCTGTGGCCAAAAGATGTCCAAAAGCTTGGGCAACGTGGTGGATCCCAGGACTTGCCTTGATCGCTATACTGTGGATGGCTTCCGATACTTTCTTCTTCGGCAGGGCGTCCCCAACTGGGACTGTGATTACTATGATGAAAAGGTGGTTAAGTTGCTAGATTCGGAGCTGGCAGATGCTTTGGGAGGTCTCTTGAACCGGTGTACTGCCAATAGAATAAATCCTTCTGGGACCTATCCGGTTTTCTGCACTACCTGCTTTCCCAGTGAGCCAGGGTTGGTGGGGCCGTCAGTTCGTGCTCAGGCAGAGGACTATGCTTTGGTGAATGCAGTGGCCACTCTGCCCAAGCAGGTAGCTGACCACTATGATAACTTTCAGATCTATAAAGCTCTGGAGGCAGTGTCCGGCTGTGTCCGGCAAACTAATGGCTTTGTCCAAAGGCATGCACCGTGGAAGTTGAACTGGGAGAGCCCAGTGGATGCCCCCTGGCTGGGTACTGTGCTTCATGTAGCCTTGGAATGTTTGCGAGTCTTTGGAACTTTGCTCCAGCCTGTCACCCCAAGCCTAGCTGATAAGCTGCTATCCAGGTTGGGGGTGTCTGCCACAGAGAGGGGCCTTGGAGAGCTCTGTTTCTTGCCTCGATTCTATGGACATCCATGTCCTTTtgaagggaggaggctgggaccTGAAACTGGGCTCTTGTTTCCAAGACTAGACCAGTCTAGGGCCTGGCTGGTAAAAGCCCATAGGACCTAG